In Cucurbita pepo subsp. pepo cultivar mu-cu-16 chromosome LG10, ASM280686v2, whole genome shotgun sequence, the DNA window aataaaatcaatttccCTCACATTGATTGTTTACGGAAATTGTTGGGTAGTTGAGGCCAGGAATATTAGTcagtggttttttttttttttttttattagcaCGAATTGCTTTAAATTAATGTAACCTTTTCCCTATGAAAACGAATTCTTTTGTGACTCAGGGTATGGTTGCTGGCCACgcttattattttcttgaagaCGTGTACCCACGAATGACAGGCCGTCGACCGTTGAAAACCCCATCCTTTATCAGGGCCTTGTTTGCTGATGAAGCAGTTGTAGTGGCACGGCCCGTGGATTTGAGATTTGCAGCACCTGCTGTTGAGGATATTCATCAAGATTAGTTATTAGACATTTGAGCAGTCTAGTGAACTGAAGCTTACCGTCTTTTGGGCATTTATCCACCCAAGAAAGGAGCAACCCCTGATGACAAGGAATTGTATTTTTCATCTGTAACATAGTAGTACACACCAAATTTGGCTTTAATTTTCCCACCTTTGTTTGGTATTGCCTTTGTGCGATAGTGAAATCTCAATTCTATTCGCTCTGGAATTTCTTGATTCAAAATGCTACAGCTGAAGATGAATTTAAGCCGTTCAAAAGTGTTAGTTAATTTGAACACAAGCAAATTGAATGATCAAATTCGTTGTGATCTGATTAACATTAAAGTCCCTTTATATTGTTGATATAACACTGACGTCCCCTTCTGTCTATTAGAGATTAAACAAGAGAAAACACAAATAATTCGATGAAGACATGTTTTGGGTGCACTTGGCACAAATAACCATTCCCGAGAACTATGTACATGCTCATGTTATTCAAACTTAAAAGAGTacaaattctttttcatttcgaAGGGAAATCTTCTGTTGTAGAAATTTGTTCAGCCTGTTGAAACAGTTTGATCCGAGACCTTCTCACATCCATGTCATCAAAAGTTTGGAGATCTCAGACATAATTTTTCTGAAGCTTTGCTCACATCTGCAAGTACTAGACCCTACACTTTTCCAGCAATCAATCCAGAACTTTTCTTCATGAACTGTGCTCCATATGCTGCTGTCGAGGCCACTGTCGTTGACGCCACTAGCCAGCTGCAACCCGATCGAAAGAACGGTAAGTTTTTCGATATGTTATCTAGAGATTATAAACTTAGGTATCAAAAAGCTAGTAGCTGACATACCTCAAGAGCGTGACATAGAGCTCAGTCTCCTGTGTTCCAAACTCAGGTTGCAGAAGCGCAGCAGCGACCAATACCAATTGAAAAACAGTATTGACCTAACACAATCATCATCCTTACTAAGTAAAATGCTTGAATCCAGCCTTTTCTGATAGCGTAATTGTACAATTGGAAGTTATAATTACCTTGCTAATAAACAGAGGCTCAACCTTTTGGGGAGAGGAACCGTCAAGATTGAAAAAGTCATGCCAGCTTCTCCActgaaaaattttcaaacaacaTTAGCGAGGAAGCTAGTTCCGGAGAAACCAGAGCATCCCATCAAGAAAATGGCAGTGCAGGGACTTTCAGAGTaacaatattcaattttttcaccTTCCAACCCAAGCTATTGGCTCTCTGATATACAGCACCACTAACAAGTAAGACATCTCTCCCAACAACAAGGGCAACAAGTCCAGCTAcgatagaaaacaaaatcacgATTTATACTCATAAATGAATGATGAGAAATTCCACGATTTAAATGTGTTCAATCTTCAATATCAAATCTGGCCGATCAcatcaaaacataaaacataccTAGGGGAATCAATGGACTAACTATGAAGGAGATTGAAACAAGAACATTTAAATTCCACGAATGAAGATCTTCTCGAATAATGGATCGTAGTATCTTACAGTTGGAGTATTTTACAATCCAACAAGAAATCGAGAATCGGCGAGAATTAGATTAGAGGAATGGAATACTTACGATGGAGAAGATCATTCTGCACCATTGCCAAAGCAACACATCCAATGAGAACCTGATCCCAGGACCAGAACAAGAGTGAATAAAAGCAACCCAATTCAAAATATACATGAAATAGAAGGGGTAGGGGATACAAAATTTACCTTGTCAGCCAAAGGATCCAGATAAGAACCCACTACAGAGTTTATTCCCATTTTTCTGGCGGCATATCCATCCAGCTACGAAAGAGGGGGCAAAAGCTAATTAAAAGTATATCAACCGTTTTCGTATTCAGAATATTATTGTGATTGAGTCAAGAAAGATAACATCAGCCGAGTACCCAGTCGGTTGCTCCTGATATAGCTAATCCCACCATCGCCGAAGAGTACCAGCCGTTTGATATCATCCTGTATCAACATCCAGATGATGCAAAATGTATCGATCATTAACTTGAAGAATGTACAACGGAAATGCCAATCAAGAAAACAACGAACAGATGAGTCAATTGGGAAACATGGaatgagatttaaattttgatgaagTCAAGGGTGGAGAACAAGAAACATTACCATCCAAGGAAAGGACCGGAAATTAACCGGCTTACTGAAATTAAGTTGGGCAAATTTACGAAGCCATGTACCAAATTATCATTTGTTGTGTTCGAATCCGATCGATCCAACAA includes these proteins:
- the LOC111803751 gene encoding cardiolipin synthase (CMP-forming), mitochondrial, with translation MAIFRSLKALIKKNPSRFKTFLTTTTCTISAPFSPLSSFPSQPLSPFGYHSTRLLSPLSKLIFPFHGPLFLSSPPWKLLQSATPLYVQGNRIILHRVEALNSGFNLLRRTNLPLRIGFGSVSSGPHLLDRSDSNTTNDNLVHGFVNLPNLISVSRLISGPFLGWMISNGWYSSAMVGLAISGATDWLDGYAARKMGINSVVGSYLDPLADKVLIGCVALAMVQNDLLHPGLVALVVGRDVLLVSGAVYQRANSLGWKWRSWHDFFNLDGSSPQKVEPLFISKVNTVFQLVLVAAALLQPEFGTQETELYVTLLSWLVASTTVASTAAYGAQFMKKSSGLIAGKV